A single region of the Gasterosteus aculeatus chromosome 1, fGasAcu3.hap1.1, whole genome shotgun sequence genome encodes:
- the LOC120827417 gene encoding uncharacterized protein LOC120827417 isoform X4, translated as MIEEIKSGSSRSFASGKLRELCKLLPDEGEEKQLVSFKGDHSALPEADLFMLMLVQIPSYEERLSSLVLKEEFFPLMNDMKECIGTLSAAGKELLESDNLHSVIRLVLKTGNYMNAGGYAGSAVGFRMASLLKLVDTKANKPGMNLMHYVVMQALKVDMELLKFTDQLKHIEAAARMNKSEIEAEFDKQVIRVQSAKADTLKQEDLKEQMEDFLKEAEVCLAEIETDLQELQSVSDSVAEYFCENPTTFKLEECFSIFNSFCERFMRAMQENKAREVAEVKRRHRERLQIASKRRSTATCSSRDKEMDGVALQSILQNFLTKGVPQRRTGRPSSAYEGPAIGSPDKGSLSGMTCKVDLPAGKQLRGFKSNDMFRKEWNSAAELTENLSQKDQSDGEECWAKGGIQNEEDGNISRKEEPADSTQPTGRTTGVSPAGRSFSAATDDSEEDLQDNNEDEAQTLREASKKVLRFQNSRSSVSSDDHYPENQKSPGASTRLPRQRTVDQETDRYPEDPTNNDLVQFLLNPQTSSKRNLGRRHTLPTKVPKTEGDEHDLFALPPVRTPHSAKREKGTVPAEGSSKQVFDFTETSHNFQKCSAQDQNSVSEEKPSKPNVSDGDAHGPQDEVGESGELTDSPMQSNAEEIPPKSTQKTENSGLFFYFLKRLGDLSKVQNSKETVHKGNDSAV; from the exons ATGATTGAAGAAATCAAATCTGGAAGTAGTCGCAGCTTTGCGTCTGGAAAACTGAGGGAGCTCTGCAAGCTGCTGCCAGATGAAGGGGAG GAGAAGCAGCTGGTCAGCTTTAAGGGCGACCACTCCGCTCTACCCGAAGCCGATCTGTTTATGCTAATGCTAGTCCAGATTCCCAG CTACGAAGAGCGTCTCAGCAGCTTGGTGCTCAAGGAGGAGTTTTTCCCCCTCATGAATGATATGAAAGAATGCATTGGCACTTTATCAGCAGCTGGAAAgg AGCTTTTGGAGTCTGATAATCTCCATTCTGTCATTCGGCTGGTACTGAAGACTGGAAATTACATGAATGCG GGGGGCTATGCAGGCAGTGCAGTTGGCTTCCGAATGGCTTCTCTGTTAAAGCTAGTGGAtaccaaagcaaacaaacccGGAATGAATCTTATGCATTATGTTGTGATG CAAGCTCTGAAGGTGGATATGGAACTTCTTAAATTTACAGACCAACTCAAACACATTGAAGCTGCAGCAAG AATGAATAAAAGTGAAATTGAAGCAGAGTTTGACAAACAGGTAATAAGAGTTCAATCTGCCAAAGCGGACACCCTGAAGCAAGAAGACCTAAAGGAGCAGATGGAGGATTTTCTGAAA GAGGCTGAAGTCTGCTTGGCAGAAATAGAGACTGATCTTCAGGAATTGCAGTCAGTGAGTGACTCTGTGGCTGAGTACTTCTGTGAAAACCCCACCACGTTTAAATTGGAGGAGTGCTTCTCCATTTTCAACTCCTTTTGTGAGAGATTTATGCGGGCTATGCAG gaaaacaAGGCTCGCGAGGTGGCAGAGGTGAAGCGCAGACACAGAGAGCGATTGCAGATCGCCAGCAAACGTAGGTCCACAGCCACCTGCTCCAGTAGAGACAAGGAAATGGATGGAGTTGCATTGCAGTCAATACTACAGAACTTCCTTACGAAGGGTGTCCCCCAAAGGAGAACCGGAAGGCCCTCCTCCGCTTATGAAGGACCCGCGATTGGCAGCCCCGACAAGGGGAGCCTATCAGGAATGACATGTAAGGTAGACCTGCCAGCTGGAAAACAACTGAGAGGTTTCAAGAGTAACGACATGTTCAGAAAAGAGTGGAATTCAGCAGCTGAACTCACAGAGAACCTTTCGCAAAAAGATCAGTCCGATGGCGAGGAATGCTGGGCAAAAGGTGGCATTCAAAATGAAGAAGATGGGAACATCTCCAGAAAAGAGGAGCCAGCAGATTCGACACAGCCGACCGGTAGGACCACCGGCGTTTCGCCCGCAGGCAGATCTTTCTCTGCTGCCACTGATGATAGTGAGGAAGATCTACAGGATAATAATGAGGACGAGGCTCAAACGTTGCGTGAAGCATCCAAAAAGGTTTTGCGCTTTCAGAACAGCCGCAGTAGTGTCTCATCTGATGACCATTATCCGGAAAATCAGAAATCTCCTGGTGCAAGTACCCGCCTGCCTCGACAACGCACGGTTGATCAAGAAACGGATAGATATCCTGAAGACCCCACCAATAATGATTTAGTACAATTTTTGCTAAATCCTCAAACTTCCTCCAAACGTAACCTTGGCCGCCGCCATACTCTTCCTACCAAAGTCCCTAAAACTGAGGGGGATGAACACGATCTGTTTGCTCTGCCTCCAGTAAGAACTCCTCATTCtgccaaaagggaaaaagggacAGTACCAGCAGAAGGTTCCTCAAAACAAGTGTTTGATTTTACTGAAACATCTCACAACTTTCAAAAATGTAGTGCTCAAGACCAGAATTCTGTTTCCGAAGAAAAGCCAAGCAAGCCGAATGTTTCCGATGGTGATGCTCATGGGCCGCAAGACGAAGTGGGGGAATCGGGGGAGCTCACGGACAGTCCCATGCAAAGTAATGCTGAAGAAATTCCCCCCAAAAGTACACAGAAAACTGAAAACTCTGgactatttttttactttttaaaacgcCTTGGAGACCTGAGCAAAGTGCAGAACAGCAAGGAAACCGTCCATAAGGGCAACGATTCTGCTGTGTGA
- the LOC120827417 gene encoding uncharacterized protein LOC120827417 isoform X3 codes for MIEEIKSGSSRSFASGKLRELCKLLPDEGEDPCYFILFRQEKQLVSFKGDHSALPEADLFMLMLVQIPSYEERLSSLVLKEEFFPLMNDMKECIGTLSAAGKELLESDNLHSVIRLVLKTGNYMNAGGYAGSAVGFRMASLLKLVDTKANKPGMNLMHYVVMQALKVDMELLKFTDQLKHIEAAARMNKSEIEAEFDKQVIRVQSAKADTLKQEDLKEQMEDFLKEAEVCLAEIETDLQELQSVSDSVAEYFCENPTTFKLEECFSIFNSFCERFMRAMQENKAREVAEVKRRHRERLQIASKRRSTATCSSRDKEMDGVALQSILQNFLTKGVPQRRTGRPSSAYEGPAIGSPDKGSLSGMTCKVDLPAGKQLRGFKSNDMFRKEWNSAAELTENLSQKDQSDGEECWAKGGIQNEEDGNISRKEEPADSTQPTGRTTGVSPAGRSFSAATDDSEEDLQDNNEDEAQTLREASKKVLRFQNSRSSVSSDDHYPENQKSPGASTRLPRQRTVDQETDRYPEDPTNNDLVQFLLNPQTSSKRNLGRRHTLPTKVPKTEGDEHDLFALPPVRTPHSAKREKGTVPAEGSSKQVFDFTETSHNFQKCSAQDQNSVSEEKPSKPNVSDGDAHGPQDEVGESGELTDSPMQSNAEEIPPKSTQKTENSGLFFYFLKRLGDLSKVQNSKETVHKGNDSAV; via the exons ATGATTGAAGAAATCAAATCTGGAAGTAGTCGCAGCTTTGCGTCTGGAAAACTGAGGGAGCTCTGCAAGCTGCTGCCAGATGAAGGGGAG GATCcatgctattttattttgtttcgcCAGGAGAAGCAGCTGGTCAGCTTTAAGGGCGACCACTCCGCTCTACCCGAAGCCGATCTGTTTATGCTAATGCTAGTCCAGATTCCCAG CTACGAAGAGCGTCTCAGCAGCTTGGTGCTCAAGGAGGAGTTTTTCCCCCTCATGAATGATATGAAAGAATGCATTGGCACTTTATCAGCAGCTGGAAAgg AGCTTTTGGAGTCTGATAATCTCCATTCTGTCATTCGGCTGGTACTGAAGACTGGAAATTACATGAATGCG GGGGGCTATGCAGGCAGTGCAGTTGGCTTCCGAATGGCTTCTCTGTTAAAGCTAGTGGAtaccaaagcaaacaaacccGGAATGAATCTTATGCATTATGTTGTGATG CAAGCTCTGAAGGTGGATATGGAACTTCTTAAATTTACAGACCAACTCAAACACATTGAAGCTGCAGCAAG AATGAATAAAAGTGAAATTGAAGCAGAGTTTGACAAACAGGTAATAAGAGTTCAATCTGCCAAAGCGGACACCCTGAAGCAAGAAGACCTAAAGGAGCAGATGGAGGATTTTCTGAAA GAGGCTGAAGTCTGCTTGGCAGAAATAGAGACTGATCTTCAGGAATTGCAGTCAGTGAGTGACTCTGTGGCTGAGTACTTCTGTGAAAACCCCACCACGTTTAAATTGGAGGAGTGCTTCTCCATTTTCAACTCCTTTTGTGAGAGATTTATGCGGGCTATGCAG gaaaacaAGGCTCGCGAGGTGGCAGAGGTGAAGCGCAGACACAGAGAGCGATTGCAGATCGCCAGCAAACGTAGGTCCACAGCCACCTGCTCCAGTAGAGACAAGGAAATGGATGGAGTTGCATTGCAGTCAATACTACAGAACTTCCTTACGAAGGGTGTCCCCCAAAGGAGAACCGGAAGGCCCTCCTCCGCTTATGAAGGACCCGCGATTGGCAGCCCCGACAAGGGGAGCCTATCAGGAATGACATGTAAGGTAGACCTGCCAGCTGGAAAACAACTGAGAGGTTTCAAGAGTAACGACATGTTCAGAAAAGAGTGGAATTCAGCAGCTGAACTCACAGAGAACCTTTCGCAAAAAGATCAGTCCGATGGCGAGGAATGCTGGGCAAAAGGTGGCATTCAAAATGAAGAAGATGGGAACATCTCCAGAAAAGAGGAGCCAGCAGATTCGACACAGCCGACCGGTAGGACCACCGGCGTTTCGCCCGCAGGCAGATCTTTCTCTGCTGCCACTGATGATAGTGAGGAAGATCTACAGGATAATAATGAGGACGAGGCTCAAACGTTGCGTGAAGCATCCAAAAAGGTTTTGCGCTTTCAGAACAGCCGCAGTAGTGTCTCATCTGATGACCATTATCCGGAAAATCAGAAATCTCCTGGTGCAAGTACCCGCCTGCCTCGACAACGCACGGTTGATCAAGAAACGGATAGATATCCTGAAGACCCCACCAATAATGATTTAGTACAATTTTTGCTAAATCCTCAAACTTCCTCCAAACGTAACCTTGGCCGCCGCCATACTCTTCCTACCAAAGTCCCTAAAACTGAGGGGGATGAACACGATCTGTTTGCTCTGCCTCCAGTAAGAACTCCTCATTCtgccaaaagggaaaaagggacAGTACCAGCAGAAGGTTCCTCAAAACAAGTGTTTGATTTTACTGAAACATCTCACAACTTTCAAAAATGTAGTGCTCAAGACCAGAATTCTGTTTCCGAAGAAAAGCCAAGCAAGCCGAATGTTTCCGATGGTGATGCTCATGGGCCGCAAGACGAAGTGGGGGAATCGGGGGAGCTCACGGACAGTCCCATGCAAAGTAATGCTGAAGAAATTCCCCCCAAAAGTACACAGAAAACTGAAAACTCTGgactatttttttactttttaaaacgcCTTGGAGACCTGAGCAAAGTGCAGAACAGCAAGGAAACCGTCCATAAGGGCAACGATTCTGCTGTGTGA